The following are encoded in a window of Desulfovibrio oxyclinae DSM 11498 genomic DNA:
- a CDS encoding sulfite exporter TauE/SafE family protein: MSKHRNVLIVLAAFAAVLLIQESALAARLGEAINEAVASGSMDAGADKGYLGIPGAPELTWWWGLIWAIWVGWIFSTVGAFGGIMAGVGHITIYGLGDYAKSFGKTMKINKVVTDSIRVSNQWLVGCSAGLSSFNYWKMGRLVLPLGIALAIGSVAGSWLVPALTAGKISLKAYIGYFGLFVLFLGCYLFYETTPAGQASKKAAKEAAKKFQDSVASGEATADMGVKVQTFTPTKCIFTFFGVEFSFNPLIPVVGGFVIAALASFLGVGGGFLLVPFLTSVAGLPMYLVAGTSAAAVFIGMINSIASYMLLRGTPVEWSLIGAELVGIVIGSLIGPRTSKYIPDVWLKRLFVVLAVYVGMRYTLKGFFDIALWP; encoded by the coding sequence ATGTCCAAACACCGCAATGTACTCATTGTGCTCGCTGCTTTCGCAGCGGTACTGCTGATCCAGGAGTCGGCCCTTGCCGCACGTCTTGGTGAGGCGATCAACGAAGCCGTGGCCTCCGGGTCCATGGACGCAGGCGCCGACAAAGGCTACCTCGGCATCCCCGGCGCTCCGGAACTCACCTGGTGGTGGGGCCTCATCTGGGCAATCTGGGTAGGCTGGATTTTCTCCACCGTCGGCGCGTTCGGCGGCATCATGGCCGGTGTCGGTCACATCACCATCTACGGTCTGGGCGACTACGCCAAGAGCTTCGGCAAGACCATGAAGATCAACAAGGTGGTCACCGACTCCATCCGCGTATCCAACCAGTGGCTCGTCGGCTGCTCCGCCGGTCTGTCCTCCTTCAACTACTGGAAGATGGGCCGCCTCGTGCTGCCGCTGGGCATCGCGCTCGCCATCGGCTCCGTGGCCGGTTCCTGGCTCGTCCCGGCGCTGACCGCCGGCAAGATCAGCCTGAAGGCCTACATCGGCTACTTCGGCCTGTTCGTGCTCTTCCTGGGCTGCTACCTGTTCTACGAAACCACTCCGGCGGGACAGGCCAGCAAGAAGGCCGCCAAAGAAGCTGCCAAGAAGTTTCAGGATTCCGTCGCCTCCGGTGAAGCCACCGCGGACATGGGCGTCAAGGTTCAGACCTTCACCCCGACCAAGTGCATCTTCACCTTCTTCGGCGTCGAATTCTCCTTCAACCCGCTCATCCCGGTTGTCGGTGGCTTCGTCATCGCGGCCCTGGCCTCCTTCCTCGGTGTCGGCGGCGGCTTCCTGCTGGTGCCGTTCCTGACCTCCGTGGCAGGCCTGCCCATGTACCTCGTCGCAGGCACCTCCGCCGCGGCCGTGTTCATCGGCATGATCAACTCCATCGCCTCCTACATGCTGCTGCGCGGCACTCCGGTGGAATGGTCCCTGATCGGCGCCGAGCTCGTGGGTATCGTGATCGGCTCCCTCATCGGCCCCCGTACCTCCAAGTACATCCCGGACGTGTGGCTGAAGCGCCTGTTCGTGGTGCTGGCCGTCTACGTCGGCATGCGCTACACCCTCAAGGGCTTCTTCGACATCGCCCTGTGGCCGTAA
- a CDS encoding 4Fe-4S dicluster domain-containing protein, with protein MADFVITFNQDRCINCYACETHCKAKNHVPEGARLGQLISVGPVNRGGKPRILNMYMTCFHCAQPWCVGACPTGAMMRREDGIVYVDQDLCVGCKACIQACPWRIPQWDSLQGKVVKCDYCRDRIDRGQKPACVDACCGHALEFKEANDASADARRSYAEKALLKTNDPHAVFAAARKA; from the coding sequence ATGGCTGACTTCGTAATAACCTTCAATCAGGACCGTTGCATAAACTGCTACGCCTGCGAGACCCACTGCAAGGCCAAGAATCACGTGCCCGAGGGCGCGCGTCTGGGCCAGCTTATTTCCGTGGGTCCTGTGAACCGGGGCGGCAAGCCCCGCATTCTCAACATGTACATGACCTGTTTCCACTGTGCGCAGCCGTGGTGCGTGGGCGCGTGCCCCACGGGTGCCATGATGCGTCGCGAAGACGGCATCGTATACGTGGATCAGGATCTTTGCGTGGGATGCAAGGCATGCATCCAGGCCTGTCCGTGGCGCATTCCCCAGTGGGATTCGCTGCAGGGAAAGGTGGTCAAGTGCGACTACTGCCGCGACCGCATAGATCGCGGCCAGAAGCCCGCTTGCGTGGATGCCTGTTGCGGCCACGCGCTGGAGTTCAAGGAAGCCAACGACGCATCGGCCGACGCCAGGCGGTCCTATGCGGAAAAGGCGCTTTTGAAAACGAATGACCCGCACGCGGTATTTGCCGCTGCAAGAAAAGCCTAA
- a CDS encoding NADH-quinone oxidoreductase subunit N yields MNFDIMLVLPELALLLVAAALFVRSIAAPASTSPRAGWLPTASIAVLAVSLFSLGARGEMFHGTYVVDGLSQLFKAAIAAGFLITSLFTPEARGVDEDKRDDYLMFLAFSAWGLMLLSSAAELMTLYVAMEISSYSLYAVIPLRAGNRNAAESGIKYIMFGAMATALALFGYSYILAAHGTAYISQLAGLDWSFAGNPTAMIGLILFLCGVLFKLALFPFHFWAPDVYEGTGNETAAFAATLPKLGAAAVLVRLAALLKPDMEITFLLALFAAVSMTLGNLSALVQKDLKRMLGYSGIAHAGYLVIGLAAGTAEGLGAMSFYAVVYLLMNMACFWVVCHLRCDGRNPVYADLDGLSRRAPAMALVLAVSAFALVGLPPTAGFMGKLFLLTSAWNHGYAWLVIVAVVNTALAIYYYLGLFRHAYTAESADSTPLRDRSWMGVVAGTAMAAAILVLGALPGGLYSMAVEAGTGLLP; encoded by the coding sequence ATGAATTTCGACATCATGCTTGTACTGCCGGAACTGGCGCTGCTTCTGGTTGCGGCGGCGCTGTTCGTCCGCTCCATCGCGGCCCCGGCCTCCACGTCTCCCAGAGCCGGTTGGCTCCCGACCGCCTCGATTGCGGTGCTGGCGGTGAGCCTGTTCTCGCTCGGCGCACGCGGCGAGATGTTCCACGGCACCTACGTGGTGGACGGGCTTTCCCAGCTGTTCAAGGCAGCCATTGCGGCGGGCTTCCTCATCACCTCGCTCTTCACTCCCGAAGCACGCGGCGTGGATGAAGACAAACGCGATGACTATCTGATGTTCCTTGCCTTCTCGGCCTGGGGGCTGATGCTTCTTTCGTCCGCCGCCGAGCTGATGACGCTGTATGTGGCCATGGAGATTTCCTCCTACAGCCTGTACGCCGTCATTCCCCTGCGGGCCGGAAACCGCAACGCCGCCGAGTCCGGCATCAAGTACATCATGTTCGGGGCCATGGCCACGGCGCTGGCCCTGTTCGGATATTCATACATCCTCGCGGCACACGGAACCGCCTACATCTCGCAGCTTGCGGGACTGGACTGGAGCTTTGCCGGGAACCCCACCGCCATGATCGGACTGATCCTGTTCCTGTGCGGCGTGCTGTTCAAGCTGGCGCTGTTCCCGTTCCACTTCTGGGCTCCGGACGTGTACGAGGGTACCGGAAACGAAACTGCGGCCTTTGCCGCAACTCTCCCCAAGCTGGGCGCCGCCGCCGTGCTGGTGCGACTGGCCGCCCTGCTGAAACCCGATATGGAGATAACCTTCCTGCTGGCGCTGTTCGCCGCCGTGTCCATGACACTCGGCAACCTCTCGGCGCTGGTGCAGAAGGACCTCAAGCGAATGCTCGGATACTCCGGCATCGCCCACGCCGGCTACCTGGTCATCGGGCTGGCTGCGGGCACCGCCGAAGGTCTCGGAGCCATGAGCTTCTATGCCGTTGTCTATCTGCTCATGAACATGGCCTGCTTCTGGGTGGTCTGCCACCTGCGCTGCGACGGGCGCAACCCGGTCTACGCGGATCTGGACGGCCTGAGCCGACGCGCCCCGGCGATGGCACTGGTCCTTGCCGTATCCGCTTTTGCGCTGGTGGGGCTACCTCCCACGGCAGGCTTCATGGGCAAGCTTTTCCTGCTCACGAGCGCGTGGAACCACGGGTACGCGTGGCTGGTCATCGTAGCGGTGGTGAACACCGCACTGGCCATCTACTACTACCTCGGCCTGTTCCGACATGCGTACACGGCGGAATCCGCCGACAGTACGCCGCTTCGCGACAGGAGCTGGATGGGTGTCGTCGCCGGCACGGCCATGGCTGCGGCCATCCTCGTGCTGGGCGCGTTGCCCGGCGGACTGTACAGCATGGCAGTCGAAGCCGGGACCGGCCTGCTGCCCTAA
- a CDS encoding complex I subunit 4 family protein, which produces MMHYPVLSVLIFFPLAAAFLLMVLPLTEDAVRRYTFAVGIAECLLALPLLTGFQLGEAGFQFAEKAVWVPQWDLAYSLAVDGISLLMVILSVALLPLCVLCSWTYVGKRLKEFHICLLLMTTACVGVFTAMDLVLFYIFWEAMLIPMYLLIAVWGGPERRYASIKFFLYTLAGSTLLLAAVVGLFHQGGTFSIPQLMQTDFPMGFQTWVFLFMALAFAIKVPMFPFHTWLPAAHVQAPSAGSVLLASVLLKMGTYGFLRFCLPMCPDASLYFAPMMIALSLASIIYGGLVALGQTDIKKLIAYSSVAHMGFVTLGIFLFNARGAEGAVMVMLNHGIVTGALFMMIGAIYERSHSRELSDHLGMGKYLPAYMGLFGLFAVSSFGFPGLNSFVGEALVLIGAFEAKVSIGMLAIPGAMLAAAYMLRLGIKMAWGRPASPRDKGWSDLNTREWAYLLPLAVLVVYIGLAPGLTLSVISPSTGKMIDDFHARTTVVAETPEHEAPATVAANTLSGAEQ; this is translated from the coding sequence ATGATGCACTACCCTGTCCTGAGCGTTCTGATCTTCTTCCCGCTGGCGGCGGCGTTCCTGCTCATGGTGCTGCCGCTGACCGAAGACGCCGTGCGCCGCTACACCTTCGCGGTGGGCATCGCGGAGTGCCTGCTGGCCCTGCCGCTGCTCACGGGATTCCAGCTCGGCGAAGCCGGGTTCCAGTTTGCCGAAAAAGCCGTCTGGGTACCCCAGTGGGATCTGGCATATTCGCTGGCGGTGGACGGCATCAGCCTGCTCATGGTCATCCTGAGCGTGGCCCTGCTACCGCTGTGCGTGCTCTGCTCGTGGACCTACGTGGGCAAGCGGCTCAAAGAGTTCCACATCTGCCTGCTGCTCATGACCACGGCCTGCGTGGGCGTGTTCACGGCCATGGATCTGGTGCTCTTCTACATCTTCTGGGAAGCCATGCTCATCCCCATGTACCTGCTCATCGCGGTCTGGGGCGGTCCGGAACGGCGTTACGCGTCCATCAAGTTCTTCCTGTACACACTTGCGGGCTCCACGCTGCTGCTGGCGGCCGTGGTGGGCCTGTTCCATCAGGGCGGCACCTTCAGCATTCCGCAGCTCATGCAGACCGACTTCCCCATGGGCTTCCAGACGTGGGTCTTCCTGTTCATGGCGCTGGCATTCGCCATCAAGGTGCCCATGTTCCCGTTCCATACGTGGCTTCCGGCCGCGCACGTGCAGGCCCCTTCGGCCGGTTCCGTGCTGCTGGCATCGGTGCTGCTGAAGATGGGGACCTACGGATTCCTTCGCTTCTGCCTGCCCATGTGCCCCGACGCGTCGCTGTACTTTGCGCCCATGATGATCGCCCTTTCACTGGCCTCCATCATCTACGGCGGGCTCGTTGCGCTCGGGCAGACCGACATCAAGAAGCTCATCGCCTATTCGTCCGTGGCCCACATGGGCTTCGTGACGCTTGGAATCTTCCTTTTCAACGCACGCGGGGCCGAGGGCGCGGTCATGGTCATGCTGAACCACGGCATCGTGACCGGGGCGCTCTTCATGATGATCGGCGCCATCTACGAACGCAGCCACAGCCGCGAACTCTCCGACCATCTCGGCATGGGCAAATACCTGCCCGCATACATGGGCCTGTTCGGGCTGTTCGCGGTCTCGTCCTTCGGGTTCCCGGGGCTGAACAGCTTCGTGGGCGAGGCGCTGGTGCTCATCGGGGCATTCGAGGCCAAGGTCTCCATCGGCATGCTGGCGATTCCCGGCGCCATGCTCGCGGCGGCCTACATGCTGCGGCTGGGCATCAAGATGGCCTGGGGCCGTCCGGCATCGCCCAGGGATAAGGGCTGGAGCGACCTCAACACCCGCGAATGGGCCTACCTGCTGCCGCTGGCGGTGCTCGTGGTCTACATCGGGCTCGCTCCGGGACTGACGCTGAGCGTCATCAGCCCCTCCACCGGCAAGATGATCGACGATTTCCACGCGCGCACGACCGTTGTCGCGGAAACGCCGGAACATGAAGCACCTGCCACGGTCGCGGCAAACACGCTGTCCGGCGCAGAACAATAA
- a CDS encoding Na(+)/H(+) antiporter subunit D: MTATNSFLAHPALYFLLASFAVPFIPGRLLKWLLPLPAVLAVLSVIGLDHGTSGVFQWLDTDLTLFRVDQLSVVFAHVFAIQGVIALIFAMHIKDKGQHMAALAYVGGGFGCLFAGDYLTLFIFWEIMSVASTMLVWLNRSDRSVRAGFRYFMFHTLGGLFMLAGLLLRWGHLGTLAFTPVDPTGAMYYDWLIMIGFCVNAAVVPLHAWLPDAYPEATVTGAVFMSAYTTKTAVYVLARAFAGFEVLAIAGTVMCVYGVFYATIENNARRILGYHIVSQVGYMVAGIGIGTAMTVNGASAHAYAHILYKGLLFMGAGCLLYSAGTAKLTELGGLVKRLPLVFVFYMVAAVSISGMPFFNGFVSKTMTITGAAEAHRTWLALGMELAAVGTFLSVGLKLPYFAFFSKDDNPQRELKPIPVNMYVAMGIGSVLCFFTGIYPDFLYNLLPIQEGIAAYSPYITHVAEAIEHPYVPYTTWHVLQAFMILGFTGLGFWAMRRIVVPHAQRNVDFEWFYILGGKAFLAIFSRTFAWIDSRWSEVYRTLGLRGLVGTADGSAKFDRVGIDGAVDGTARGVAGIGSALTRIQTGRLQSYASAALVAAFVIGALAFVLVK, encoded by the coding sequence ATGACCGCGACTAACAGCTTTCTCGCCCACCCGGCGCTCTACTTCCTGCTGGCCTCGTTCGCGGTGCCCTTCATTCCGGGCAGGCTGCTCAAGTGGCTGCTGCCGTTGCCCGCCGTGCTGGCCGTCCTCTCCGTGATCGGCCTCGACCACGGCACCAGCGGCGTGTTCCAGTGGCTGGACACCGACCTGACCCTGTTCCGCGTGGACCAGCTTTCCGTGGTCTTCGCGCATGTCTTCGCCATTCAGGGCGTCATCGCGCTGATCTTCGCCATGCACATCAAGGACAAGGGTCAGCACATGGCCGCGCTGGCCTACGTGGGCGGCGGGTTCGGCTGCCTGTTCGCGGGCGACTATCTGACGCTCTTCATTTTCTGGGAAATCATGTCCGTCGCATCCACCATGCTGGTGTGGCTCAACCGTTCCGACCGTTCGGTGCGCGCGGGCTTCCGCTACTTCATGTTCCACACCCTCGGCGGGCTGTTCATGCTGGCCGGCCTGCTCCTGCGCTGGGGCCATCTCGGCACGCTGGCCTTCACGCCCGTGGATCCCACCGGAGCCATGTATTACGACTGGCTGATCATGATCGGCTTCTGCGTCAACGCGGCCGTGGTGCCCCTGCATGCATGGCTGCCCGACGCCTACCCCGAAGCCACGGTCACCGGCGCGGTCTTCATGAGCGCCTACACCACCAAGACCGCGGTGTACGTTCTGGCCCGGGCCTTCGCCGGGTTCGAGGTGCTGGCCATCGCCGGAACGGTCATGTGCGTCTACGGCGTCTTTTACGCGACCATCGAGAACAACGCCCGCCGCATCCTCGGTTATCACATCGTCTCGCAGGTGGGATACATGGTGGCGGGCATCGGCATCGGCACGGCCATGACGGTCAACGGGGCCAGCGCCCACGCCTATGCGCACATCCTCTACAAGGGGCTGCTGTTCATGGGCGCAGGCTGCCTGCTCTATTCCGCAGGGACTGCCAAACTCACGGAACTGGGCGGCCTCGTAAAGCGGCTGCCGCTGGTCTTCGTTTTCTACATGGTGGCCGCGGTCTCCATTTCGGGAATGCCCTTCTTCAACGGCTTCGTATCCAAGACCATGACCATCACCGGCGCGGCAGAAGCACACCGCACCTGGCTGGCGCTCGGCATGGAACTGGCCGCAGTGGGTACGTTCCTCTCGGTGGGACTGAAGCTGCCGTACTTCGCGTTCTTCTCCAAGGACGACAACCCGCAGCGTGAACTCAAGCCCATTCCCGTGAACATGTACGTGGCCATGGGCATCGGCTCGGTGCTCTGCTTCTTTACCGGCATCTACCCGGACTTTCTGTACAACCTGCTGCCGATTCAGGAAGGCATCGCCGCATACAGCCCCTACATCACCCACGTGGCCGAAGCCATCGAGCATCCGTACGTGCCCTACACCACCTGGCATGTGCTGCAGGCCTTCATGATCCTCGGCTTCACGGGCCTCGGCTTCTGGGCCATGCGCCGCATCGTGGTCCCCCACGCTCAGCGCAACGTGGACTTTGAATGGTTCTATATCCTCGGCGGCAAGGCGTTTCTGGCCATCTTCTCCCGCACTTTCGCATGGATCGACAGCCGTTGGAGCGAAGTCTACCGCACCCTGGGCCTGCGCGGCCTCGTGGGGACGGCGGACGGCTCCGCAAAGTTCGACCGTGTCGGCATCGACGGCGCCGTGGACGGCACGGCGCGCGGCGTGGCGGGAATCGGCTCGGCACTGACCCGAATCCAGACCGGAAGGCTCCAGTCGTACGCATCGGCCGCGCTCGTGGCCGCGTTCGTCATCGGCGCACTGGCCTTCGTACTGGTGAAATAG
- a CDS encoding proton-conducting transporter membrane subunit, with the protein MMQFINTPSVLIPLAVTFVAPLLVWLLRHDQNKREAVSFAAAASAFLSVLSFAPGVLDGNIYVYTLFTILPGITVKFTFDGLAMIFGLIAPFLWFLVTAYNIGYMRSLDEHAQTRYYFCFAVAIFGALGVATAANVFTLYLFYEIISLFTYPLVAHHEDDEAFAGARKYFVYLMGTSKLFLLPAMVLTYVLAGTLDFNLGGLVNGVFPADANPTLVTLTYVLYVAGLAKAAIMPLHNWLPSAMVAPTPVSALLHAVAVVKAGVFSMSRIMLSLFGVETLDRLFLGIPTAYLAAFTIVAASIIALTKDDIKARLAYSTVSQLSYIIIGVAMLTPAAVQGGLMHIAHHAFSKITLFMGAGAIYVAAHIKKISLMNGLGRRMPWTFGAFAVASLSMIGVPPVCGFVSKWYMAQGAVTIHHWWLLGALLASTILNAGYFGPIILRAFFRAPDPGANMEQYSEAPAIMVIPLMITSAISVLLGLYPETFLNFIHTFKGF; encoded by the coding sequence ATGATGCAGTTCATCAACACTCCCAGCGTCCTGATCCCGCTCGCCGTGACCTTTGTGGCGCCGCTTCTCGTCTGGCTGCTCAGGCACGACCAGAACAAGCGCGAGGCAGTGAGCTTTGCCGCTGCGGCTTCGGCGTTCCTGTCCGTGCTTTCCTTTGCCCCGGGCGTGCTGGACGGCAACATCTACGTGTACACGCTGTTCACCATCCTGCCGGGCATCACGGTCAAGTTCACCTTCGACGGGCTGGCGATGATCTTCGGACTTATCGCCCCGTTCCTGTGGTTCCTGGTCACCGCCTACAACATCGGCTACATGCGCAGCCTCGACGAGCACGCGCAGACCCGGTACTACTTCTGCTTCGCCGTCGCCATCTTCGGCGCCCTCGGCGTGGCCACCGCGGCCAACGTGTTCACGCTCTATCTCTTCTACGAGATCATCTCGCTCTTCACCTACCCGCTGGTCGCCCACCACGAGGACGACGAGGCCTTCGCCGGAGCGCGCAAGTACTTCGTCTACCTCATGGGTACCTCCAAGCTGTTCCTGCTGCCCGCCATGGTGCTGACCTACGTGCTGGCCGGAACGCTGGACTTCAACCTCGGCGGCCTCGTGAACGGCGTGTTCCCGGCGGACGCGAATCCGACCCTCGTGACCCTGACCTACGTGCTCTACGTGGCGGGACTCGCCAAGGCGGCCATCATGCCGCTGCACAACTGGCTGCCCTCGGCCATGGTCGCGCCCACTCCGGTCTCCGCACTGCTGCACGCGGTGGCGGTGGTCAAGGCGGGCGTGTTCTCCATGAGCCGCATCATGCTCTCGCTCTTCGGCGTGGAAACACTGGACCGCCTGTTCCTCGGCATCCCGACGGCATACCTCGCGGCCTTCACCATTGTGGCGGCCTCGATCATCGCGCTGACCAAAGACGACATCAAGGCGCGGCTGGCATACTCCACGGTGAGCCAGCTCTCCTACATCATCATCGGCGTGGCCATGCTGACCCCGGCCGCAGTGCAGGGCGGGCTGATGCACATCGCTCACCACGCCTTCAGCAAGATCACCCTCTTCATGGGCGCGGGCGCCATCTACGTGGCCGCGCACATCAAGAAGATCAGCCTCATGAACGGGCTGGGCCGCCGCATGCCGTGGACCTTCGGCGCCTTCGCGGTGGCAAGCCTGAGCATGATCGGCGTGCCGCCGGTCTGCGGGTTCGTGAGCAAGTGGTACATGGCGCAGGGCGCGGTCACCATTCACCACTGGTGGCTGCTCGGCGCGCTGCTGGCCTCCACGATTCTCAACGCCGGATACTTCGGTCCCATCATCCTGCGGGCGTTCTTCCGGGCACCCGATCCCGGCGCGAACATGGAGCAGTATTCCGAAGCCCCGGCCATCATGGTGATCCCCCTCATGATCACCTCCGCCATCTCGGTACTTCTCGGGCTGTATCCCGAGACGTTCCTGAACTTCATCCACACCTTCAAGGGGTTCTAG
- the nuoK gene encoding NADH-quinone oxidoreductase subunit NuoK, with the protein MSALTAYHLVALVLLAFGVFGFVRRKSLVGMLISVELMLNGAGLSIAASGQLTDADAAMAQLSSLLVMGLAAAEATLALAIILVVAKRFGSSGTEDVTELKG; encoded by the coding sequence ATGAGCGCCCTCACCGCATATCATCTTGTGGCCCTGGTTCTTTTGGCCTTCGGCGTCTTCGGCTTCGTACGTCGGAAAAGCCTCGTGGGGATGCTTATCAGCGTGGAGCTGATGCTCAACGGCGCAGGCCTTTCCATCGCGGCATCCGGCCAGCTCACGGACGCGGATGCCGCGATGGCTCAACTCTCTTCCCTGCTGGTCATGGGGCTGGCGGCCGCGGAAGCCACGCTGGCGCTCGCCATCATTCTGGTGGTCGCCAAACGCTTCGGCTCCAGCGGCACGGAAGACGTCACGGAACTGAAGGGGTAA
- a CDS encoding NADH-quinone oxidoreductase subunit J family protein — protein sequence MTADIAAKVLFGLYALVILAGSALAVSSASLVRAMIGLIMTLFGVAGMYLLMNAPFLAMMQVLIYVGAVAVLIFFAIMLTRGDDAGSPGVGLPMGLGAAVLPTAIIATVISXSTLQTTAVPVELPLSTVGTVLMNEYVLAFELISVVLFVAMAGAVVLGFEKRRPR from the coding sequence ATGACGGCTGACATCGCGGCAAAAGTCCTCTTCGGCCTCTACGCGCTGGTGATCCTCGCCGGAAGCGCGCTGGCGGTTTCATCGGCAAGCCTCGTCAGGGCCATGATCGGACTGATCATGACGCTGTTCGGCGTGGCCGGCATGTATCTGCTCATGAACGCCCCCTTCCTGGCCATGATGCAGGTGCTCATCTACGTGGGCGCCGTGGCGGTCCTGATTTTCTTCGCCATCATGCTCACCCGTGGCGACGACGCGGGCTCACCCGGAGTGGGGCTGCCCATGGGCCTCGGCGCGGCAGTGCTGCCCACGGCGATCATCGCTACGGTCATCAGTNAGTCCACCCTGCAGACCACGGCGGTTCCCGTGGAGCTGCCCCTTTCCACCGTGGGTACCGTGCTCATGAACGAATACGTGCTGGCCTTCGAGCTCATCTCGGTGGTGCTCTTCGTGGCCATGGCGGGCGCGGTAGTACTCGGATTCGAAAAAAGGAGGCCCAGATGA
- a CDS encoding 4Fe-4S binding protein, which yields MNDRTHMQQAKRMPAPPEGLAGRLKETAKGLWSLVVGLGVTGRVFTQKQDTVHYPRVTVPETALEGYRGHIELVSKDEDPHTARCIMCMRCVKVCPSGCITIKSKKIEHVEHKEQDPDPNTHHNGGLQPLPKQSVPRPGKGKRELTKFQLDYSLCSLCGLCVQTCPASSLRHSKHVYWAGFERKDFTLDLLDRMHRQAEAKEES from the coding sequence GTGAACGACCGGACACACATGCAGCAAGCCAAACGGATGCCCGCACCGCCTGAAGGGCTCGCGGGCCGCCTGAAGGAAACGGCCAAGGGGCTCTGGAGCCTCGTGGTGGGCCTCGGCGTCACCGGGCGCGTGTTCACGCAGAAGCAGGACACCGTCCACTACCCGCGCGTCACCGTCCCCGAAACCGCCCTTGAAGGCTACCGGGGACACATCGAGCTCGTCTCCAAGGACGAAGACCCGCACACCGCGCGCTGCATCATGTGCATGCGCTGCGTCAAGGTCTGCCCTTCGGGCTGCATCACCATCAAATCCAAAAAGATCGAGCATGTCGAACACAAGGAGCAGGACCCGGACCCCAACACCCATCACAACGGGGGTCTGCAGCCGCTTCCCAAGCAGTCGGTTCCCCGCCCGGGCAAGGGCAAGCGCGAACTGACCAAGTTCCAGCTCGACTACTCGCTATGCAGCCTCTGCGGCCTGTGCGTGCAGACCTGCCCCGCGAGCTCGCTGCGGCATTCCAAGCACGTTTACTGGGCCGGATTCGAGCGCAAGGATTTCACTCTCGACCTCCTCGACCGCATGCACAGGCAGGCCGAGGCAAAGGAGGAAAGCTAG
- the nuoH gene encoding NADH-quinone oxidoreductase subunit NuoH, with translation MNAVMQSIPEPALRLALGLMVFASFIALNALVLVYLERKVAGHIQRRPGPFEVGPHGILTPVCDALKLVGKQLTSPSGSDRLLFWTAPILSFAPIFLLFLPIEFGPGLYALKFDLGLLLILAFAGFNVLALCLAGWGSNNKWSLLGAARAVAQSVAYEIPLLLTVLAVVFMSGSLDMGQLVSSQGPWPWQWNAAVQPLAFVIFFTCAVAETNRAPFDMPEAESELTAGFHTEYSGMGFGLFFLAEYAEMIVVCSVATALFLGGWQGPFAPGPWWFLLKMYALLLVMMWFRWTYPRVRFDQVLNICWKWFIPLALANLFVTAVVVKVF, from the coding sequence ATGAACGCCGTAATGCAATCCATACCGGAACCGGCGCTGAGACTCGCTCTCGGCCTGATGGTCTTCGCGAGCTTCATCGCCCTGAATGCGCTGGTGCTCGTGTATCTCGAAAGAAAGGTGGCTGGCCACATTCAGCGGCGGCCCGGACCGTTCGAGGTCGGCCCGCACGGCATCCTCACTCCCGTGTGCGACGCGCTCAAGCTCGTGGGCAAACAGCTCACCAGCCCGAGCGGTTCGGACCGCCTCCTTTTCTGGACGGCCCCGATCCTGTCTTTTGCGCCGATCTTCCTGCTGTTCCTGCCCATCGAGTTCGGACCGGGGCTCTACGCCCTCAAGTTCGACCTCGGGCTGCTGCTGATCCTCGCCTTCGCTGGATTCAACGTGCTGGCGCTGTGTCTGGCGGGCTGGGGTTCCAACAACAAGTGGTCGCTGCTGGGCGCCGCGCGCGCCGTGGCCCAGTCCGTCGCTTACGAGATTCCTCTGCTGTTGACGGTACTGGCGGTGGTCTTCATGTCCGGCTCGCTGGACATGGGCCAGCTCGTATCCTCGCAGGGACCGTGGCCGTGGCAGTGGAACGCCGCAGTGCAGCCGCTGGCATTCGTGATCTTCTTTACCTGCGCGGTGGCCGAGACCAACCGCGCCCCCTTCGACATGCCGGAGGCCGAGTCCGAGCTCACCGCCGGCTTCCACACCGAGTATTCGGGCATGGGCTTCGGCCTGTTCTTCCTCGCCGAGTACGCCGAGATGATCGTGGTCTGCTCCGTGGCGACCGCGCTGTTCCTCGGCGGCTGGCAGGGACCGTTCGCGCCCGGACCGTGGTGGTTCCTGCTCAAGATGTACGCGCTCCTGCTGGTCATGATGTGGTTCCGCTGGACCTACCCCCGCGTGCGCTTCGACCAGGTGCTCAACATCTGTTGGAAATGGTTCATCCCGCTGGCCCTGGCGAACCTGTTCGTCACCGCCGTAGTGGTCAAGGTTTTCTAG